Below is a genomic region from Mus caroli chromosome 13, CAROLI_EIJ_v1.1, whole genome shotgun sequence.
AGAAGATTCTAAATGCTACAGCATTACAAACGTGTTATTTTCTACCCAGAGGTGATTCATAAATAGCACAAACTTAATCCTGACACCCAGAAACCAGTGGAGGAATGAgaatgatatgataatatattttgAGAAGATTGTTCAGTCTGGAAGGAAGGTAAATGGCTAAGGACTAGAGGTCAAATTCCTGATCCATTTAGAATCAAGAGTGATATTACAGTGCCCCTATAACACAAATTATTGAGACATGGGAATAGGGCATACCTGGCATAAACAGGCTAGACAAATTAGACAGTGACCTTCTACACCAACAGGAGACACTGCCTCAATATAGAAGTTGGATaatgtttgagaaaataaagcaTCAGACCTCTACAAATGTTcatttgtgcatacacacacacatacacacacacacacacacacacacacactcactcgtTCACAGACATAAAGATATGTAagtattcatatatgtacatgccaCTCCATATTTACATAGGAAAACAAGAGCACAGTTTTTCAATGTAAGTGGGAAAGTGTTTTCTAGTCTATGCATCCAATTACTGACCGCAACAGGCAATTTTGTCATGAGTCTCCTAGAAGGGCAGCCAATATTCTCAACCACTGacctatctctctagcccctgtaaTTTTAGATACAGATTTTTTGGCAGATCATACCTGTTCTTGATTAGCCAGTACTTATTGCCATCTGTTTCATTTCCCTCAAATCCATAGCCAACCACCAGAACTGCATGATTCACAGTATTATTGCTGCAATTTGGCTGACGATAAATACCTGAGAGATAAAATGGAAGCTTTTGTGAGGCATCCATGACACATGACAGTGACCACTGCCAGAAACTATAGGTAAccattttcaaaattttctgAAATGATTTAACTACCATTAAAgttaatatttgaataaattgTTACCAGGATTACTAACATGTATAAagcttcacacacaaaaaaaccctgaagaaaCCCAAATCAGATTTGTTGATAAACACTTTTTTATGTGGACATGAGATGAGTCCTTAGAACCGTGTGTTTTTGCTACTACTATCTCATAACGTCTTAAACTCACAGGATATAAGTTACTTAATTCAAGATACTCTCTTAAAATTTAATTGATTacctgggcagtagtggcgcacacctttaatcacagcacttgggaggcagaggcaggcatatttctgagtatgaggccatcctggtctacaaagtgagttccaggacagccagggctacacagagaaactctgtcataaaaagtccaaaaaaaaaaaaaaaaagaagaaaaatttaattgATTTCAGATGATCATTtactataattatataaaacagCCAGCAAACAGAGGAGAGTTGTAAACTTATCTATCCaataaattttatgaattatGACATATTAACTTGAATTTGTGTGTTCAGATGAGAACATCCCAACATCCCTCAGGCTTATTGAATGGACAGGAGGAAAATCCAGAAACCCATAATTCACATCACATTTTACACAGAAAAGTCAGCCCATGAATATGAAGTGGCATGGGGATAatacaagattttttaaaatttcatcacACATGCTAACCTCCATCGTAGAAACTGAATCTGTTAAAGGAAGCATCAACTGCAGCAGAGATGGGCCCAATAGTTGCCACAGCTTCCATTAGAATATCCTCGCTTTCTGGGAGGGACACAAATCCTGTGATTTCAGCCTTAGAATTCTTTGGATTGTacctgcatggtccttcctttaaaagaaaaagtggtaAGGGAGTCAATTACTTTTGCCAACCTGTAGCAAAGCAGAAGTCACAACCACAGCACTCTGCAATTTGCAATGCAGCAGAACATGTTACATTCTTGGCTGTTATTAGTTATCTCAGAAAGTGAAAGTGTACTAGGAAATCTGGAACAGAAAATTAATCCTCTTGCCTTCAATTATGACAAATTGGTCTTCCTATTCACAAGGACTTTTATTTAAGACTATctttaaatagtttatttatttttattttatgagtactaGTTTGTTCTTTGGCTGCACATATATCTGTGCACATGTATTGAATGCCCTGGATATGAAATTATAGAtatctgtgagctgccatgtgagtgctgagagttgaacctgggtcctctggaaaaaggAGCCTATGTTCTTAATATCCAAACAATATCTCCAGGCCCCCAAAAATTTTAATGACAGAGAAGTTTGTATTATATGTACAATAGTTTGCAAATTATTCCTATTTACAGAACCAAAGAGAGCTGCATGGAAATCATCACACCGAAAAGATGTGCAAAAGATGATACTTTAATGACAGCATTGATAGTGCAGAGATTTTCTGCTAACTAATCTGAACTCTGAAGGTAGATAAATGTCCCTACAATTGTCCAATACTCCAAGATGAGTTGCAAGGACAACATAGGATGTCAACTTACTTTTCCTTCATAGGGATAggttgcctcagcctccagacctCCATTGTTCAAAACATATTCATAGGCAATGTATGGATCACCCCATTGGCAGCCATCATTTCCTTGAGTTTTAGTACAGTCCACTAGGTTCTGCACACTCAGAGGGGTGAGTTTGCCAGTTTTGTTGAACATCTGTCCTTCTATGGCACCAGTCACAGCAAAAGCCCAACAAGAATTACAGAATTtctaagcagaaaataaaatatggtcATCCACAAAGAAACACTAACTACACTTACAACAAAGGCAACATACAACTTATGAAAATTATATACTACCAGTTGATAGATGCTTAGGAAGGGATGGTAACTCTCCTAAGGACATAACTCTCAGTTCATTGTTCTTGCctcttttttgtgtgtggacCTATTAGTTTTATGTGTTATTAATGACAGTAAAATGGAACATCAGTTCTATAGAGAGAACAGGGCAGAGGTTGTTTATTAGAAAGTGTGTGTGGTGATTACTAAGatcaatacatattttaaaattataaaaatcattcaatgaagaatatattatttaaaagatgaaatgtaTCAGAAGacggaagatctcccatgctcatggatcagtagaattaacatagtgaaaattgtcatcttaccaaaagcaatgtatagattcaatgcaattcacaTCAAAACTACAACATAATTCTTTCCAGATCTTGAAAGAGCAACTCTCAacttcatattaaaaacaaaaatttcaggaTAACCAAAACAAttcagaacaataaaagaacttctggaggaatcaccattcctgacctcaagctgtactacagagaaatagtgataaaaattgcattgtATTGATATATAAACAGACAGATTAACTTATGAAATAATCAAAAATGCAtgaataaacccacacacttatgggcacttgatttttgacaaagaatccaaaaccatacaatggaagaGGGAGAGCATCTTTAACCAATAGTGCTTGTCTAACTGGAAGAGTtaaaatacatgcatatttatcaccctgcacaaaatttaagtccaagtggatcaaggacctcaaaataaaaagacatacactataTCTAATAGGAGTGAAAGTGGAAAATGatcttgaatgcattggtacaggagacaacttcctgaacagaaaacctatggctcaggctttaagatcaacatTTGATAAACAGGACCTCATTAAAgttttctgtaagacaaagggcattgttaataggacaaaatagaTGCCAACAGATTTCAAAGCGCTCTTCACTAAtgctacatctgacagaggactagtatctaaaatatataaagaactcaagaatgtaGGGTCCACTAAACCAAATAACCTAGGTTAAAtgtgggatacagagctaaacagagaattctcagcagagtaATCTTGAATGACCAAgtagcacataaagaaatgtttagcaTACCTATTtgtcatggaaatgcaaatcaaaacaagcttGAAATTACACATTATagctatcagaatggctaagaacaaaacctcaagtgacagcccATGCTGGCAAGGgtatggagcaaggggaacactcctactttgctggtaggattgcaaacttttacaaccactctggaaatcaatttgacagttactcaggaaattggaaatagttctacctgaagatccagctatactgctcctgggaatatacccaaaaggtgctccaccatgccacaaggacaTGGGCTCTAATAttttcatagcagcattatttgtaatagccagaaactggaaataatcaagacgtccctcaaccaaagagtgtatacagaaaatgtggttcatttacacaaggaATAccattcaactattaaaaacatggACATCATGAGGTTTTTAGGtcaatggatagaactagaaaatatcatccttaatgGAGTAACTAAATACCCGAAAGGACctgcatgatatatactcactgatcaGAGTATATTAGCCATAATGTATGGAATATCAATGATACACTCCCACAGACCCatagaagttaaacaagaaggaaggcccaagtgaggatattTGAATctcatttaaaaggagaaaaataggaGGGACCtatggagaaagggggaggggaggggaatgggggtaggatcaggtatggggagagataggagagaggcaCAAAgagccaggagaataaatggaaatctgcaaatACTAGGGAATGAGGGTATGGGTAGTGTCTAGGaattcccagagacctgggatgatggtaggctcccaggagtcaatgcggGTATCCTGAAGTGCCTAACAGTTGAGACATGGAACCTAAAGAGGCTATCTCCTATAGCTAGGCAGAACTAAAAGTAAAGGGATAAAGACACCAACTgactcacaaaacttttgacccaataTTTgttctatctaaaaaaaaaaaaaaaaatacagacacaaaGATGGAAGAGAGTCTGAAGGAACAGCTAACCAATAATCTGCCAATTCAAACACATCCCTTGGCTAAGCACAATTTCCTGATACTATTAATGCTATTCTGCTATGCTTACcgataggaacctagcataactgtccacTGAGAGACTctatccaacagctgactgaaaaAGATGATGATAACCACGTCCAAACACTGGAAAGAGGGCAGGGACCcttatagaagagttaggggaaggattagaGGCCCTAAAGGGGACAGGAACCCCACAttaagaccaacagtgtcaactaacatggaactctgggagctctcagagactgagccacaaaccaTAGAGCATACAGAGACTGACTAGAGATCCCCAGCACATAAGAGCAGaaggctgctttgtctggcctcaatgggagaagatgtaACTAAacttgcagtgacttgatgggTCCCTGCATGGGTCAAGCAGTACCTAGGGGGGCCCACCCTCTCAGAAGTTAAGGAAAGGGGGAATAAGGGAAAGGTACTCTGTGAGGTGAAACTGGGGTATGGGCAGCATTGGGGAtgtaaattaattcattaaaaaacgAATAGCACATCTCTCCATACTAATTGTTCACACAGAAACCCCAACTCTTTTTCTACTCAACATGGTTTAAGAACATGGACTTCTGACACTGTCATACCTGTCTCCGTACTCGAGTCACATAGCCTTTCTTTCTCCAGTCCACAAATTTAGGTAGAACATCACGAACTGCCCGCTTCctgatgatttttctcttcctgtgactcCAGATTGGAAAATTGTTCATCATTTTTCTGAATTCTTCAGTAGTCTTCAAGGAAAATCCACAAAGAATTATAAAACAAGAGATCCCACTCAAGAAGAACACAATGTGAAGAGTTCCATGCTACACTCACCAGGTCAccaaattcattcattttcaagGTGAAGTTATTCTTCCCCAGGCTATTCTCCCAGTTGTGCAGTTTGATCATTCTCATGTTTTCTTCCCATATTGCTCTCCTCCGTCCTTCTTCCTCCTAGAAATGAAGGTATAAGGTTTACtatttatttctgattaattCCTGCAGGTAGTCTTGCAGCTGCAGGTGAATAAAGATTAAAGGAAAGGTTTCAGGACAATGTCACCATTCTCTGCATACTGAGGAAAGGGGAATCTGGACACCATTTGTTCACAATGATAGCAATTAGATAATCTCTGAGTGTGGCATAGACTGTTTCACCTATAATTGGCCTTGACAATTCAAAAGGAATGCTAATTCATTCATGGGCCCTTCTGTGGTTCCATTAGTTTCTGCCTTACTAACCATGGTGTATGATTTTTCATACTGTTTCTTCCAATCATGCCATTCATCATTCAAATTGGGATCAAGTGCTAGGGCACCTGAGCCCACTCCCAAACACAGGATGGCCAAAAAGAAAGCAGGACTCATTCTCAAGACCTGGAGAAGAAAGATATATTAAGACATGAACATATAAACATTTACAAAGTATCTTCTTACTTCTTCCTCAGAAATTAAGGCATCTATGGTCATTAAAATTCTTTGAACAATTCTTTCAAATACCTTTCTGGAGATTGTAGAAAAGGGCTGAAGATATGTTTGAACTCAGCCAGACACGGGAGTTTTATTAGGTctaatgcaaaaacaaaaagaagtgcaCATGTGCAGAATTGTAGCAATGGAGATGTAAGGGGTACTGCATGATATTACTTCAGAAAGATATATGTGCACAGGGATGGCCAGAAAGTACAAGCAACCATGGATTTTGAGTATACTAATTCACTGTTTATGCCATGTAAAACTCCTATTATGTGGTATCAGCTCCGAAATTCAAGATGAGCTCAAGGTTCAGGCAATTTGCATCATATTCCTTTCTAACATACAGCAGGTGGTGGGCTTGTCTCTAACTCTCCCTTCTTGAATGGAAACTTTGTGTAATATCTTCTATAAAGAATGATGGCAGAACCAGGTACTATTCTGCCCCACTTTTGAGACCATGAGACCAAACTCCTCACTCACTACATCAATTAGAATAGTATTCATGGTGAAACCATACAAAGCCAGATAGGAGTCAAGCTGGAGTACGAGAGAAAGTATTTAAAGGGCTTCCATGTTCAAGATGCTCTGGTTGCTATGGCAAAGTCTCCATATCACCTGGGAGGAACATGCCAGTTTTTACTACATCTGCACATGCCAGTATAAGTTGTTGAACACAGGAATTATgggcaaaagaaaaatatctattgcCCAGGAGGTGACAATGATGGTTACTGGTGTTCAAGGCAACAGATGTAACACTTTTTGGACAGAACCACACATGCACTTATTATGAACTTACACAAACCTGGACCCAGGTAGAGCCTAGTTTCCTCTTTGCCTTCTTCATCCCCCATCCCCACAtcccactcacacacaccaggctGAGCCTTAGAATTTATTCTCTTTCTTGGGGATCTGTGTAACCCTCCATGAAGTCTCTGAAGGCTCCCTTCTAACTCTGTATTAGCAGGGCCTTACCTGTGGTGATTGCTGTTTCCTCAGTGTGTTCTGCAGAGTGAACTCTTCAGAAATTGCTGAGGTTCCAGGATCTGTCTCAGCAACCCCTCACTCAGGCTTTAAATCCCAAATGGTCCCATTCCTTAGTCCTGGTCGTCTTCTGATTGGCTGTGTTGGTGACTGGATTCGGCCCCCAGGCTATGGAAATTCAGACATTTTTAGATATATAATCTTAGTTTGTGCTAATGGGGTGGGTGTGTGCAACCTCTGTGTACAGTGGAGAACTAAATTTGTGAACCTTGCCAGAGGAAGTTAGATAGCAATCTTGTAGGCCTTGGATCACATTATGCCTAACATTTTGCTGGCTGGTGGTGTTCCTTAAAAAAAACTGTGTGGCCTTGAATTCTCACAGTTTAGAATGGAAGGTTTTGGTTACTGACCCTTACATGGGCTTAGTTAATACATTCTATTTTGTGATTAGTTAACAGCTAATGTGTGATCCTGTGAGTAAACAAACCTTGGGATGTTGTATTGACTGTGTCTTGGTAGGACACAGCTGAATCTTGCAGAAATCTCTAGGAGACAATGATACCCAAAGTTGTAAAAAGTATTTGAAGTTGAAGACTAAGAGGGGGAATAAATGGTTTGCTTGGGGAGGAGTATCTCTTGAAACTCTCTGACTTTTCTCTTTTGGAGGCTACACTGAACAGCCATGTAGAAAAACCATCTTATGTATCATTcttcatggtggtacacactagGGAAGTtctatatttaacattttcatgaCACACCCTGGTGTACTTGGGGGCATCCACATTGTTTTGCAACCAGTACAAGAGATATTTATACGGTTTTCCTCTTCAAGGTAACTCTCAATAAAAATCCTCTAGTCCATCCCTCTTTTAGAGcccaccctttctttttttccctgtgtaGATATTTGGCTACTGCTTTGCACTGTGTGATTTTCCTTACAAGAGTCTTGGTGAAAGGTAATTTCCAtgcactgtttttaaaaagtgggagAGTTAAGAGACATGTTTTCCGAAAATAATATCACCcacctttttcttattttctcaggTCGTATTTTACTGTATGCTTCTTAGATGCCATATTTCATTGCTCAGTTATTATTATTGCATATGCTGGCTTCTTCAGATAAGGAAGAAATATAAGATATTCATGTACACTGTAATCTACTATGTGTATAAAATCTAAAACTAATCTTAAGAGTTGCTTAATGTCACAGAGAGAATGAAGTTTAATTTAAGatcatatatgtttatttttgagaaatcaGGAAGTGCTACTAAGGGGCTTTGGGGCTTACTCTATTACCCACAGTCCTGTGTGATCTGTTCACCTTCTGCTCATGTCTTTGTTCAgaattcctatttatttttaaatcaatctttTGAATTTTATACAATACATGTTTAGTATATCTTTTCATTCCCTGCACTCCTCCCAGACCCACACTCTCCCCCTACAAATACAACTTCACATTCCTTTTCTCACTTCCTGAGTGACAGAAAAGGGGCACTAAGAACATGGAGTCTGGATTGTGTTGGCCAGCCATTCCTGAGTCCCTTCCTTATATTCTGTGTGATATGAGCAGTGTCACACCATTGGAGAAATCTGGTTTTTGCTTCAAGCAGGTAACATGAACAGATTCTTGGTTAGTGGCTGGgctttctgaatattttcattgtgctgggatttttgtctggttAAGCTCTCCAAGTCATATGCATACTGTCGCAGTCTCAGTGTtctcacatgtgcatatgtacttTGCTGTTTGAGAaatgatattttcataaaatcaGCTACCACCTCTGACCTTTGTTCTTATCCTGTTTTTCACAGATACCTCAGCTTTGGGGGGAAAggtatgataaaaaaaaatcctattttggCTAGAGGAAGTGGCAACTTCCGGATTCACATCCCCtgctgctaggagtcttagctagagtcaccACCATATGGCCCCTGGGATCCTCACCCGTTCCAGGTCTAGGCACATCCTAGAGATTTCTCTGCCCTCTGACAATTTTTATTCTCTCCCCTGCTCTGCCTGCAACTGATTCTCCCACAccccatttccttctccttcccttctacacagttctcttcctccatccatgcTTAGAGTCAGCCAGTTCTGGAATGGTTTGAAGTAGGAAACAGCATTGGTTGTAGAGGtagctttaaagactgatggtctctgaccatctagctctctaactatacTCAATGCTTACTTATATCTtctaaaaattctaattttttttttgcttattcttGGTTAAAAACCACTGTCTTAAGCAACAAGCACGTGTTGCCTAGCAGCAGGGGATTAAGTAAAAAGAAACTTATTGCTATCACTGCCTTCTCTGTCCAGGAAGCCAGAAGCCTCTCTGGCTAGTCTGGTTAAGTCTTTGTGAaccagggagaaaggaaaggcaaaaaatcatacaggcaaatatgcacagacacataatttatacatacatttacattcaCATTCTCATTTATGCATTAACACATTCACATTTTTGGGGGGCCTAACCACCTGTCTCATACAttccacaagtattcatgcatgcttacaaacacaaacatccacacatgtatgtacaggtaaacagacacatagatctggatagatggatagatggatagatagggcAGAACTTCCAAAGCCAAACCACTCAaccaacaattttatttcttttctttggcctTTTTATACTTTCTTAGGCAAAAAAGTAAATTACCTCAGATATAAAATGTTGCATCAAATGGGAGCTACAGAAGGATGTTGGGATTgtgttcaaagcagtgtttcactATAATATGTTTATTATAACTTCAAAGCAACAGATTTCACATGGCCTTGAATTatcatggtgcacacctgtggctaTATCCTTGtacctaaatgtttttccttggttttatttattattaaatttatttctctaCTTTACACAAATTTTTCCCaattctatgtctttttagtATAATTATGAAACATTGTACTTTGTATCATGAAGACTTTCCTTACTAtatgaggagtgggcacattctcTTTTTGATTCTAACTTATTACATCTTTCTTGCAAAGCAACTATGACCATTTATTAAAACtatcttcctaaaattatttaaatcaaatcaggaattctaaaGAACCATTAATTAATCTAAACatcattaattcatgaaagtttattttatattgatcTGCAGGGAATCTGATCAATATTGTGGGGTAATGTCCAggaattaatatattaatttaatactGACAGGAAAGACATATCAGCTTCAAGAAGCAATCCTGATATGAAGTCTCTTTGGAACCTTGCCTTTGAGCTCACCCATCACAGACATTGCAAAAACAATGGACCACCTCCAAGAAGGCCACCTGCTAGCCTTAGCCTATGTTATATGGCTCCTGACACATTCttctccaatatctattttatttacacttctgataaagattcaagcatcctttcCTGGGGCATCTTTGTTATTTGACTTCTTTTGGGGCGCTGGATTGTAGAGTGGTTATCCTgttctttatggctaatatccatttataagtgcgtacatatcatgcatgttcttGTTTTGAATGGCTGAGtaggttttatttaaaaaggaactacattttctttatccattcttcagctgagggacatctaggttgtttccagttcctggctattgtgaataaggATGCTGTGAACTCAGTTGAGGCAGGActctcagtggagggataaggacagtaacccacaaaatctttgacctataatgtgccctgcctacaagaagttcaaggacaaaataaaaattagagacaGAGGGTATGGCCAACTAATGGCTTCCCCAAATTGAGACGCTTTCCATGGACAAGAACTAATCCCTGACATTAATAATGAAACTCcattatacttgcagacaggaagataacacaactgtcctctgagaggcttcacttAGCAGCCAACGGAAAAAGATCCAGtggcccacagccaaacattaaatggagctTGGAGAGCCATATGTAAGATTTAGGAGAAGAACTGGGGGACCCAAAAAGACAGGAACTCCAAAGACAgtcagagtcaactaatctggacacTTGGTGGCTCTCAGAGCTTGAATCACCAATAAGGTTAGACTAAGACCAcagcacatatataacatatgaaTAACTTTGTCTTCATGAGGATCCCCCTGTAGCTGAAACTGTCTGTGAGTCTgtttcctgcctgcctttctgaaAAATGGTCCACCTTGTCTtgcttcagtgggagaaaataTAGTTAGTTCTGTGATGACTTGATTTGAGTATAGGAGTGGTGTTGGGGGATCTAACATACAGAAGGGGGCTCCCCCTATGAAAAGGAGAATGGGGGAATAGGAGGAGGATCTCCATGAGGTGTTGTTGGGAGGGGTGATATTgcaatgtaaagtgaatgaataaaacaataaaaagaaacccaTCCCATTCATATCAAGCACTCCCAGTTCCCTGGCTCTGTGTTAATTGTTATCTACCACATTTAGAAGCGTTTCTAATGTCAGTTGAGAAATTCCTTGATATGCATATAGCAACATGCCATCAGAACCCTATTATTGCTAAGTTCTCTAGTAGAATAATAGTAATGTTTCCCCCTGGATCTATGAAATCTTGTCGTGGGTTCCCATCTCATTAATTGTGTCAGGTATGGTCTCCATATCAGGGAGTtgaccttaaatccaataaaTTGTGGTTGATATTTCCTAACATTCCTGACACTGTTTCACCAATTGGCATATGGCAGGCAGGCCATCCTTGTAtctcactgagtttgaggctgggtGACATTACTGTTTACTTTTCTTCTCAAGTATCATGCAAATGTCTCATAGCATTATGAGCATCATCCATTATGAAGGTAACTTCCTATTGAAAAACAAATTTCTCCATATTTTATGGCTTAAGAAAAGGGTCACATGACTCAAAAGATGAAATG
It encodes:
- the LOC110308212 gene encoding cathepsin R-like isoform X1, which codes for MSPAFFLAILCLGVGSGALALDPNLNDEWHDWKKQYEKSYTMEEEGRRRAIWEENMRMIKLHNWENSLGKNNFTLKMNEFGDLTTEEFRKMMNNFPIWSHRKRKIIRKRAVRDVLPKFVDWRKKGYVTRVRRQKFCNSCWAFAVTGAIEGQMFNKTGKLTPLSVQNLVDCTKTQGNDGCQWGDPYIAYEYVLNNGGLEAEATYPYEGKEGPCRYNPKNSKAEITGFVSLPESEDILMEAVATIGPISAAVDASFNRFSFYDGGIYRQPNCSNNTVNHAVLVVGYGFEGNETDGNKYWLIKNSWGRRWGIGGYMKIIRDQNNHCGIATYAHYPIV
- the LOC110308212 gene encoding cathepsin R-like isoform X2 — translated: MSPAFFLAILCLGVGSGALALDPNLNDEWHDWKKQYEKSYTMEEGRRRAIWEENMRMIKLHNWENSLGKNNFTLKMNEFGDLTTEEFRKMMNNFPIWSHRKRKIIRKRAVRDVLPKFVDWRKKGYVTRVRRQKFCNSCWAFAVTGAIEGQMFNKTGKLTPLSVQNLVDCTKTQGNDGCQWGDPYIAYEYVLNNGGLEAEATYPYEGKEGPCRYNPKNSKAEITGFVSLPESEDILMEAVATIGPISAAVDASFNRFSFYDGGIYRQPNCSNNTVNHAVLVVGYGFEGNETDGNKYWLIKNSWGRRWGIGGYMKIIRDQNNHCGIATYAHYPIV